The proteins below come from a single Streptomyces tubercidicus genomic window:
- a CDS encoding MarR family winged helix-turn-helix transcriptional regulator — protein MSRFTSRSPSREQASAAALAAAELLEVLWGRGQEAARSAGVSPSQLRALLVIEKREGTNLRTLAEALASRPPAVSRLCDRLEAMGLAERGPSATSRREVELRLSLRGKVLLEEYRAARSREVTATLEQMEPADVANLAAGLEAFHAAFARHAADEGGASVRDDSVADSA, from the coding sequence GTGTCCCGTTTCACCAGTCGGTCCCCTTCCCGCGAGCAGGCGAGCGCGGCGGCCCTTGCCGCCGCGGAGCTGCTTGAGGTTCTGTGGGGACGTGGACAGGAAGCGGCGCGCTCGGCGGGAGTGTCCCCTTCCCAGCTCCGCGCACTCCTGGTGATCGAGAAACGGGAAGGCACGAATCTGCGCACCCTCGCCGAAGCGCTCGCCTCGCGTCCACCGGCGGTCAGCAGGCTCTGCGACCGCCTGGAGGCGATGGGTCTCGCCGAGCGGGGCCCCAGCGCGACGAGCCGACGCGAGGTCGAGCTGAGGCTGAGTTTGCGCGGCAAGGTGCTGCTGGAGGAGTACCGCGCGGCACGGAGCCGCGAGGTCACGGCCACCCTGGAGCAGATGGAACCCGCCGATGTCGCCAACCTCGCGGCCGGCCTGGAGGCCTTTCACGCGGCGTTCGCCCGGCACGCGGCGGACGAGGGCGGCGCTTCCGTCCGGGACGACAGCGTCGCGGACAGTGCCTAG
- a CDS encoding cysteine hydrolase has translation MPWLKRIDDRRYRPSGRVCRRWRCSCPIHRGATRGRHTFALGTWGGEFHPDFQPQSGEVVAHEHWAQSGFANTDLDAQLRQHGITHVVTIGLLANTCIESTSRFAMELGYHVTLVRDATAAVQPAMMHAAHELNGPTFAHAIVATADVVTAFKAAARP, from the coding sequence CTGCCGTGGCTCAAGCGCATCGACGACAGGCGGTACAGGCCGAGCGGCCGCGTCTGCCGACGGTGGCGCTGTAGTTGCCCGATACATCGAGGTGCGACACGAGGGCGGCACACGTTCGCCCTGGGTACCTGGGGCGGAGAGTTCCATCCCGACTTCCAGCCCCAGTCGGGTGAGGTAGTCGCCCACGAGCACTGGGCACAGAGCGGGTTCGCGAATACCGATCTGGATGCCCAGCTGAGACAGCACGGCATCACCCATGTCGTGACGATCGGACTGCTGGCGAACACCTGCATCGAGTCCACCAGCCGCTTCGCGATGGAACTCGGCTACCACGTCACCCTGGTGCGCGATGCCACCGCTGCCGTGCAGCCCGCCATGATGCACGCCGCACATGAGTTGAACGGCCCCACCTTCGCCCATGCCATCGTCGCCACCGCGGACGTCGTCACCGCGTTCAAGGCCGCTGCCCGGCCGTGA
- a CDS encoding FAD-dependent oxidoreductase produces the protein MDTTDDTLHADVLVLGFGKGGKVVAATMGRLGKRVVLVEQSAHMYGGTCPNVGCVPTKALVHRSGKRRPEDPPQEWYERSVQETQAITKLFRGGNYEALDGMGTVTALTGHGRFRDPHTVVVDTGTGRVTVTGETILINTGSHPLIPGIPGLRESEYLVNSTELIESTVLPDRLAIIGGGYLGIEFAAIYRAFGSQVTLFEAAPELLGQEDDDIAAAAVKILTDDGIEIVAGAEVTEVRDGETGAQLTYEKGGVRHTVEADAVLAAVGRAPTTHDLGLEAAGVATTERGAVRVDEYLRTSRPHIYALGDVNGGPQFTYIYLDDSRIVLDQLTGEGTRSTTDRVAIPHTVFMTPPLATVGLTEKEARAAGHRVKVGSQAVADIVAMPRAYVVEETRGMMKFVMDADTDEILGAALLSVDAQELINTVALAMRHRLKAADLRDAVYTHPSSTEAFNDVITAIVRIDEAQTADV, from the coding sequence ATGGACACCACGGACGACACGCTGCACGCCGATGTCCTCGTCCTCGGCTTCGGCAAGGGCGGCAAGGTCGTGGCCGCGACGATGGGCCGGCTCGGCAAGCGCGTCGTCCTCGTCGAGCAGTCCGCGCACATGTATGGCGGGACCTGTCCCAATGTCGGCTGCGTACCGACCAAGGCGCTCGTCCACCGCTCCGGCAAACGCCGCCCCGAAGACCCGCCCCAGGAGTGGTACGAGCGCTCCGTGCAGGAGACCCAGGCCATCACCAAGCTGTTCCGCGGCGGGAATTACGAGGCGCTCGACGGCATGGGCACCGTCACGGCCCTCACCGGACACGGCCGCTTCCGCGACCCCCACACCGTCGTCGTGGACACCGGCACGGGGCGGGTCACCGTCACGGGCGAGACGATCCTGATCAACACCGGCTCCCACCCGCTCATCCCCGGCATTCCGGGGCTGCGGGAGAGCGAGTACCTCGTCAACAGCACCGAGCTGATCGAGTCGACCGTCCTGCCGGACCGGCTCGCCATCATCGGCGGCGGCTACCTCGGCATCGAGTTCGCCGCGATCTACCGCGCGTTCGGCTCGCAGGTCACCCTGTTCGAGGCGGCTCCCGAGCTGCTGGGCCAGGAGGACGACGACATCGCCGCCGCCGCGGTGAAGATCCTCACCGACGACGGTATCGAGATCGTCGCGGGCGCCGAGGTGACCGAGGTCCGCGATGGCGAGACCGGCGCGCAGCTCACCTATGAGAAGGGCGGCGTGCGGCACACCGTCGAAGCTGATGCCGTACTCGCCGCCGTCGGCCGCGCCCCGACGACTCATGACCTCGGCCTCGAAGCCGCCGGCGTCGCCACCACTGAGCGCGGAGCCGTCCGGGTCGACGAGTATCTGCGCACCAGTCGGCCGCATATCTACGCCCTCGGCGATGTCAACGGCGGACCGCAGTTCACCTATATCTACCTCGACGACAGCCGTATCGTGCTCGACCAGCTCACCGGCGAGGGCACCCGCTCGACCACGGACCGGGTGGCGATCCCGCACACCGTGTTCATGACCCCGCCGCTGGCGACCGTCGGACTCACCGAGAAGGAGGCCCGCGCGGCCGGACACCGGGTGAAGGTCGGCAGCCAGGCCGTCGCCGACATCGTGGCCATGCCCCGCGCCTACGTCGTCGAGGAGACCCGCGGGATGATGAAGTTCGTCATGGACGCCGATACGGACGAGATCCTCGGCGCCGCCCTGCTCAGCGTCGACGCGCAGGAACTCATCAACACCGTCGCCCTCGCCATGCGACACCGCCTCAAGGCCGCCGACCTGCGCGATGCCGTCTACACCCACCCCAGCTCCACCGAGGCGTTCAACGACGTCATCACGGCCATCGTCCGCATCGACGAAGCACAAACCGCCGACGTGTAG
- a CDS encoding winged helix DNA-binding domain-containing protein: MTVLDTRALNRATLARQLLLARSDVPARDAVAHLCGLQAQEPQEPFAGLWSRLRHFKSADLDELLTGRQVVRTHLMRRTVHLVTAEDVLAWRARHDAMLRQRVLTTYRRELAGIDPEEVAAAGRAVMADGRPRSMAELVQALADRWPAPPRRVLGELLVAALIPMAQLPPRGLWRTTAGVRNVPLSLWLGREIAPPATADSDPTGQALVRRYLAAYGPAATADLRAWCGLTGLPAAVKALREDLITFRDERGRELLDLPDAPRPDPDTPAPVRFLPAFDNAILGYHDRSRIIDDAHRGLSVAGERVVLVDGRVSATWTVRDNLLVISPLRAFSAADRSAVTEEGQALAMFLTDGDNDRVRINPVADPTQ, from the coding sequence ATGACCGTTCTCGACACCCGTGCCCTCAACCGCGCCACTCTCGCCCGGCAGTTGCTGCTGGCCCGCAGCGACGTACCGGCCCGCGATGCTGTCGCGCACCTCTGCGGGCTGCAGGCGCAGGAACCACAAGAGCCATTCGCCGGACTGTGGTCCAGACTGCGTCACTTCAAGTCCGCTGATCTGGATGAGCTGTTGACTGGACGCCAGGTAGTGCGTACCCACCTGATGCGCCGCACCGTCCACCTCGTCACGGCCGAGGACGTACTGGCCTGGCGGGCCCGCCATGACGCCATGCTGCGCCAGCGGGTGCTGACCACCTACCGCCGCGAACTCGCCGGGATCGACCCGGAAGAGGTCGCCGCGGCAGGCAGGGCGGTCATGGCCGACGGCCGCCCCCGCAGCATGGCCGAACTCGTCCAGGCACTCGCCGACCGCTGGCCCGCGCCACCGCGCCGGGTGCTGGGCGAGCTGCTCGTCGCCGCCCTCATCCCGATGGCCCAACTGCCGCCGCGCGGGCTGTGGCGCACTACAGCAGGCGTACGCAATGTGCCTCTCTCCCTCTGGCTGGGGCGCGAGATCGCGCCACCGGCAACGGCCGACTCCGACCCCACCGGACAAGCACTGGTACGGCGCTATCTGGCCGCGTACGGCCCCGCCGCCACGGCCGATCTGCGCGCCTGGTGCGGCCTCACCGGGCTCCCCGCCGCGGTCAAAGCCCTGCGCGAAGACCTCATCACCTTCCGCGACGAACGGGGCCGCGAACTGCTGGACCTCCCCGACGCCCCGCGCCCCGACCCGGACACCCCCGCGCCCGTGAGGTTCCTTCCGGCCTTCGACAACGCGATCCTCGGCTACCACGACCGCAGCCGCATCATCGACGACGCCCACCGTGGCCTGTCGGTCGCCGGTGAGCGTGTCGTCCTGGTGGACGGGCGGGTGTCCGCCACCTGGACCGTGCGGGACAACCTGCTCGTCATCAGCCCGCTTCGGGCGTTCTCTGCGGCCGATCGCAGCGCCGTCACCGAAGAGGGCCAGGCGCTGGCGATGTTTCTGACCGACGGCGACAACGACCGCGTACGGATCAATCCGGTGGCCGACCCCACGCAGTAA
- a CDS encoding enoyl-CoA hydratase/isomerase family protein gives MTTSYETISTSLHGNVLSATFHAPPINLIGPEVVRDLVGLLEELSHPAAARVVVFDSADPDFFFPHVDLTKVPEYTAEAAKAGGPGDASLGMLFHQLSQLPAVTIAKLRGRARGAGSEFLLACDMRFASRENAVLGQLEVGIGAPPGAGAIQHLTRLLGRGRALEAVLTSADFDAELAERYGWINRAVPDAELDEFVAGIAGRMADFPRDALIAAKSAINAISLPTPADVRADAAMFQQLVRGESSQERTAALFQRGLQTRGRAELELGDVLGELSAVD, from the coding sequence ATGACCACCTCGTACGAAACCATCAGCACCAGCCTGCACGGCAACGTCCTGTCCGCCACCTTCCACGCCCCGCCGATCAACCTCATCGGCCCCGAGGTCGTACGCGATCTCGTCGGGCTCCTTGAGGAGCTCTCCCACCCGGCCGCTGCCCGTGTGGTGGTCTTCGACAGCGCGGATCCCGACTTCTTCTTCCCCCACGTCGACTTGACCAAAGTTCCCGAATACACCGCTGAAGCCGCGAAAGCCGGAGGGCCGGGTGATGCCTCCCTGGGGATGCTGTTCCACCAGCTGAGCCAGCTCCCGGCCGTCACGATCGCCAAGCTGCGTGGCAGAGCACGGGGCGCCGGCAGCGAATTCCTCCTCGCCTGCGATATGCGCTTCGCCTCCCGGGAGAACGCCGTCCTGGGCCAGCTGGAAGTCGGCATCGGCGCCCCGCCCGGCGCGGGCGCGATCCAGCACCTCACCCGTCTGCTGGGCCGGGGCCGAGCGCTCGAAGCCGTACTGACATCGGCCGACTTCGATGCCGAACTCGCCGAACGCTACGGCTGGATCAACCGCGCGGTGCCCGACGCCGAGCTGGACGAGTTCGTAGCCGGTATCGCCGGGCGCATGGCGGACTTCCCCCGCGATGCGCTGATCGCGGCCAAGTCAGCCATCAACGCCATCAGCCTGCCCACTCCGGCCGACGTACGCGCCGATGCCGCGATGTTCCAGCAGCTCGTACGAGGCGAGAGCTCACAGGAACGCACCGCGGCGTTGTTCCAGCGGGGCCTCCAGACGCGCGGCCGTGCCGAGCTCGAACTCGGGGATGTGCTGGGCGAGTTGAGCGCCGTCGACTGA
- a CDS encoding alpha/beta fold hydrolase, translating into MAPAVHHRTVIVNGLEVFYREAGASSSPTLVLLHGFPTSSHMFRHLIPALADRYHVIAPDHIGFGQSAMPSPEDFPYTFEALTEITAGLLQHLGIDRYALYVQDYGAPIGWRLALQDPDRITAIITQNGNAYEEGFVKPFWDGVFAYAAAPGPETEAPMRGALTAEITRWQYVNGVADPSLVSPDNWVHDQALLDRPGNDEIQLRLFRDYPTNVDLYPQVHQYFRDSQVPLLAVWGAGDEIFGPDGATAFSQDLPNAEIHLLESGHFALESHLDTITEHIRTFLTGALA; encoded by the coding sequence ATGGCCCCCGCAGTCCACCACCGCACCGTCATCGTCAACGGCCTTGAGGTCTTCTACCGGGAGGCCGGCGCCTCCTCATCACCCACCCTGGTGCTGCTCCACGGCTTCCCGACCAGCTCGCACATGTTCCGCCACCTGATCCCGGCGCTTGCTGACCGCTACCACGTGATCGCCCCCGACCACATCGGGTTCGGGCAGTCCGCGATGCCGTCCCCGGAGGACTTCCCGTACACCTTCGAAGCCCTCACCGAGATCACCGCCGGACTGCTCCAGCACCTGGGCATCGACCGGTACGCGCTGTACGTCCAGGACTACGGCGCCCCCATCGGCTGGCGGCTCGCCCTTCAGGACCCGGACCGCATCACCGCGATCATCACCCAGAACGGCAACGCCTACGAGGAGGGCTTCGTCAAACCCTTCTGGGACGGCGTCTTCGCCTACGCCGCAGCACCCGGACCGGAGACCGAAGCCCCCATGCGAGGCGCCCTGACCGCCGAGATCACCCGGTGGCAGTACGTGAACGGAGTCGCCGACCCCAGCCTGGTCAGCCCCGACAACTGGGTTCACGACCAGGCGCTCCTGGACCGTCCCGGCAATGACGAGATCCAGCTCAGGCTGTTCCGCGACTACCCCACCAACGTGGACCTCTACCCGCAGGTCCACCAGTACTTCCGCGACTCCCAGGTCCCGCTGCTGGCGGTCTGGGGCGCAGGCGACGAGATCTTCGGCCCCGACGGCGCCACGGCATTCAGCCAGGACCTGCCCAACGCCGAGATCCATCTGCTGGAGTCGGGGCACTTCGCCCTGGAGAGCCACCTCGACACCATCACCGAGCACATCCGCACCTTCCTCACCGGCGCTCTCGCCTGA
- a CDS encoding MOSC domain-containing protein has protein sequence MATLLSVNVGMPKDVSWQGRTVHTGAWKSPVHGPRMVRRLNIDGDGQGDLAGHGGDIRAVLVYQLQSYRYWREQLGRDDLTFGSFGENFTVDGLPDDEVCIGDRYRIGEAEFEVTQPRVTCYRVGMRLGEPTMAALLVAHHRPGFYLRVLTEGRVQAGDEITLIRKGPEELSVADTDALLYLPDRDPALLHKALNIPALSPGWQQSFRELATARRPGQEPGWPGAGAGNRQHREEPGWPGFKALRVARIVPETPTVSSIYLDTTDGTPLPEARAGQYLSLRLTLGDTAPVVRSYSLSSAPTAGTYRISVKHEPHGQVSGYLHATLHTGDLVDIACPRGTFVLEDGTGPVALLSAGIGITPVLAMLHQLAAARDPRPVWWIHTAHDRTHHAFADETHALLSQLPDAHEHIYYTAESPPPDEPHISRGRPSAPALAAIGLPADADTYLCGPPAFMDSVGGLLRAHGLDPMRIHTEQFSALPAINPGVTSTAALRPHQPPGPPGSGPLITFARSGITTPWSPAHAALLDLAEACDVPTRWSCRTGVCHTCVTHLVSGETTYTTPPLEPPEPGTVLVCCSRPTTEVVLDL, from the coding sequence ATGGCGACGCTGCTGTCCGTGAACGTCGGAATGCCGAAGGATGTGTCCTGGCAGGGCCGGACCGTCCACACCGGAGCCTGGAAATCCCCCGTGCACGGCCCGCGGATGGTGCGACGGCTGAATATCGACGGAGACGGCCAGGGAGACCTGGCCGGTCATGGCGGTGACATCCGTGCCGTACTCGTCTACCAGCTGCAGTCCTACCGGTACTGGCGGGAGCAACTCGGCCGCGATGACCTGACGTTCGGGAGTTTCGGGGAGAACTTCACCGTCGACGGGCTGCCCGACGACGAAGTGTGCATCGGCGACCGGTATCGCATCGGCGAGGCGGAATTCGAAGTCACCCAGCCGCGCGTCACCTGCTACCGCGTCGGGATGCGCCTGGGCGAACCCACCATGGCCGCCCTGCTGGTCGCCCACCACCGCCCCGGCTTCTACCTGCGCGTCCTCACCGAGGGACGCGTCCAGGCCGGTGACGAGATCACCCTCATCCGCAAGGGCCCCGAGGAACTCAGCGTCGCCGACACCGACGCACTCCTCTACCTCCCCGACCGCGACCCGGCCCTCCTGCACAAAGCCCTGAACATCCCTGCGCTCAGCCCCGGTTGGCAGCAGTCGTTCCGCGAACTCGCCACTGCCCGGCGGCCCGGACAGGAACCGGGATGGCCGGGCGCGGGCGCGGGGAACCGGCAGCACCGGGAGGAGCCGGGATGGCCGGGGTTCAAGGCCCTGCGGGTCGCCCGCATCGTCCCCGAGACCCCCACCGTCTCGTCGATCTACCTCGACACCACCGACGGCACACCGCTCCCCGAGGCGCGCGCCGGCCAATATCTCTCCCTGCGCCTCACCCTCGGCGACACCGCCCCCGTGGTGCGCAGCTACTCACTCTCCTCGGCACCCACCGCGGGCACCTACCGCATCAGCGTCAAGCACGAGCCCCACGGGCAGGTCAGCGGCTATCTCCATGCCACGCTCCACACCGGGGACCTCGTGGACATCGCCTGCCCCCGTGGAACGTTCGTGCTCGAAGACGGCACCGGCCCGGTCGCGCTCCTTTCGGCGGGGATCGGTATCACTCCCGTACTCGCCATGCTCCACCAGCTCGCCGCCGCCCGGGACCCCCGCCCGGTCTGGTGGATCCACACCGCCCATGACCGCACCCACCACGCCTTCGCGGACGAGACCCACGCTCTTCTGTCGCAGCTCCCCGACGCCCACGAGCACATCTACTACACCGCCGAAAGCCCGCCTCCCGATGAGCCGCATATCTCGCGGGGCCGCCCGTCCGCTCCCGCACTCGCGGCCATCGGCCTTCCCGCTGACGCCGACACCTACCTCTGCGGACCGCCCGCCTTCATGGACTCCGTCGGCGGCCTGCTGCGCGCTCACGGGCTGGACCCCATGCGGATTCATACGGAACAGTTCAGCGCCCTCCCCGCCATCAACCCCGGCGTCACATCCACGGCCGCGCTCCGGCCACACCAGCCGCCCGGTCCCCCGGGCAGCGGCCCGCTCATCACCTTCGCCCGCAGCGGTATCACCACCCCTTGGTCACCGGCCCACGCCGCACTCCTCGACCTCGCCGAAGCCTGCGATGTCCCCACCCGCTGGTCCTGCCGCACCGGCGTCTGCCACACCTGCGTCACCCACCTCGTCTCGGGCGAGACCACCTACACCACCCCGCCGCTCGAACCCCCCGAGCCCGGCACCGTCCTCGTCTGCTGCAGCCGGCCCACCACCGAAGTCGTCCTGGACCTGTAG
- a CDS encoding CGNR zinc finger domain-containing protein: protein MADREPQDALLELLNTTPVVGGAVQDQLADPAAAKSWQRAHGGRGTAEEHRQLLRARDALQAVVRGSRPASSLAPLLKGVTSHPQLSSAGVTWEIDAPAEHRMAVDAVLAWSDLQETMPGRLRPCANPECRRFLLDRSKTNKGRWCSMALCGNRMKARRHYQRTREAAAE, encoded by the coding sequence GTGGCCGATCGAGAGCCGCAGGACGCGCTGCTTGAGCTCCTCAACACCACGCCGGTGGTGGGCGGAGCCGTCCAGGATCAGCTGGCGGATCCGGCGGCGGCCAAGTCCTGGCAGCGGGCGCACGGCGGCCGTGGCACCGCTGAGGAGCACCGGCAGCTGCTGCGCGCGCGTGATGCCCTGCAGGCCGTGGTGCGCGGCAGCCGGCCGGCCTCGTCGCTGGCCCCGCTCCTCAAGGGCGTCACCTCCCACCCGCAGCTCTCCTCCGCCGGAGTGACCTGGGAGATCGACGCCCCCGCGGAGCACCGGATGGCGGTGGATGCCGTCCTGGCCTGGAGCGATCTGCAGGAGACAATGCCCGGTCGGCTACGGCCGTGTGCCAACCCGGAGTGCCGGCGCTTCCTCCTCGACCGCAGCAAGACCAACAAGGGCCGCTGGTGCTCGATGGCCCTCTGCGGCAACAGGATGAAGGCCCGACGCCACTATCAGCGCACCCGCGAGGCCGCCGCCGAGTGA
- a CDS encoding alpha/beta fold hydrolase, which yields MALCTAVSAPAAADGGAAPAKPTIVLVHGAFADASSWNGVAERLERRGYTVIAPANPLRGLYSDSTYIASVLDSIKGPIVLAGHSYGGAVISTAAAGNPRVKSLVYVAAQVPDVGESGMSLSARFPSELGTATRTVPYRAGGGVSGTDIYVKRDKVYPVFAACLPEHQANLLGVTQRPAATTAFSEKARVAAWKTIPSWALVSRQDKTINPDQERFEAKRAHSHTVEINSCHVSLIADPEAVSDLVLQAATAGESTRRPALAGTGATHDTRSETAFTGIAVASVVAGAGAVLAGRRLRRRAD from the coding sequence ATGGCACTGTGCACTGCGGTGTCGGCCCCCGCCGCCGCGGACGGCGGTGCGGCCCCGGCCAAACCCACCATCGTCCTCGTGCACGGGGCATTCGCGGACGCCTCCAGCTGGAACGGGGTCGCCGAACGGCTCGAACGCCGCGGCTACACCGTCATCGCCCCGGCCAACCCACTGCGCGGGCTCTACAGCGACTCCACCTACATCGCCTCCGTACTGGACAGCATCAAGGGTCCGATCGTGCTGGCGGGTCACTCCTACGGCGGTGCCGTGATCAGTACGGCGGCCGCGGGAAACCCCCGGGTGAAGTCGCTGGTGTATGTGGCGGCGCAGGTGCCCGATGTGGGCGAGAGCGGGATGTCCCTGTCCGCCAGGTTCCCCAGCGAACTGGGCACCGCCACCAGGACCGTTCCGTACCGGGCCGGCGGCGGGGTGAGCGGGACCGACATCTACGTCAAGCGGGACAAGGTGTATCCGGTCTTCGCCGCCTGCCTGCCGGAGCACCAGGCGAACCTGCTGGGGGTCACCCAGCGGCCCGCGGCCACCACCGCGTTCTCCGAGAAGGCCAGGGTCGCGGCCTGGAAGACCATCCCCTCCTGGGCCCTTGTCAGCCGCCAGGACAAGACCATCAACCCGGACCAGGAACGCTTCGAGGCCAAGCGCGCCCACTCCCACACCGTGGAGATCAACTCCTGCCATGTGTCTTTGATCGCGGACCCCGAAGCGGTCTCCGACCTCGTCCTCCAAGCCGCCACGGCAGGCGAATCCACTCGGCGTCCCGCGCTGGCCGGCACCGGAGCCACCCACGACACCCGGTCCGAGACCGCATTCACCGGCATCGCCGTCGCCTCGGTGGTCGCCGGCGCGGGGGCCGTCCTCGCAGGCCGTCGCCTGAGGCGCCGCGCGGACTGA
- a CDS encoding inorganic phosphate transporter, translated as MDGVSVLLVAVIITALAFDFTNGFHDTANSMATSIATGALAPRVAVAVAGVLNLVGAFLSTTVARTISGGIVDDKAVSLTMIFAGLIGAILWNMVTWLAGLPSSSSHALFGGLIGAVWVGSGGDAVRFGQVVEKIVIPAIVSPVLACLTSLLATYLAYVLTQRSPSGPVSRGFRVGQIGSASLVALAHGTNDAQKTMGVITLTLIAAGVLGQGSGPPWWVTLSAGLAISLGTYAGGWRIIRTMGKGLTDIESPQGFTAETTATTVILVSSHMGFPLSTTQVCAGGILGAGLGRKLAEVRWGVAGRIAVSWVLTLPAAASAGGVAAWLAGRGDIGLVLVAGAAVAAVSGMYALSRRKPVHADNVNQPPDREAQQADSLAP; from the coding sequence GTGGACGGCGTCTCTGTACTGCTTGTCGCGGTGATCATCACGGCGCTGGCCTTCGACTTCACCAACGGGTTCCACGACACGGCCAACTCGATGGCGACCTCCATCGCCACCGGGGCGCTGGCGCCGCGGGTCGCCGTCGCGGTCGCGGGGGTGCTCAACCTCGTAGGCGCGTTCCTGTCCACCACGGTCGCCAGGACGATCTCCGGCGGCATCGTGGACGACAAAGCGGTCAGCCTCACGATGATCTTCGCGGGACTGATCGGCGCGATCCTCTGGAACATGGTCACCTGGCTTGCGGGACTACCGTCCAGTTCCTCACATGCGCTGTTCGGAGGTCTGATCGGCGCGGTGTGGGTCGGATCGGGCGGCGATGCGGTCCGGTTCGGGCAGGTCGTGGAGAAGATCGTGATCCCCGCCATCGTCTCCCCCGTGCTGGCCTGTCTGACCTCGCTGCTGGCGACCTACCTCGCCTACGTACTCACCCAGCGCTCGCCGAGCGGACCGGTCAGCCGTGGTTTTCGTGTCGGGCAGATCGGCTCCGCCTCACTGGTCGCGCTGGCCCACGGCACCAACGACGCGCAGAAGACCATGGGCGTGATCACCCTGACCCTGATCGCCGCCGGTGTGCTCGGCCAGGGCTCCGGACCGCCGTGGTGGGTGACGCTCAGCGCGGGGCTGGCGATCTCGCTCGGCACCTATGCGGGTGGCTGGCGGATCATCAGGACGATGGGCAAGGGGCTCACCGATATCGAATCACCGCAGGGATTCACCGCGGAGACCACCGCCACCACCGTCATCCTGGTCTCCTCCCACATGGGCTTTCCGCTGTCGACCACCCAGGTCTGCGCGGGCGGAATCCTCGGCGCCGGCCTCGGCCGGAAGCTGGCCGAGGTCCGTTGGGGAGTGGCCGGCCGGATCGCGGTGTCCTGGGTCCTGACCCTCCCCGCGGCCGCGTCCGCCGGAGGTGTCGCGGCCTGGCTGGCCGGGCGCGGGGACATCGGTCTGGTGCTGGTGGCGGGAGCGGCCGTGGCAGCGGTCAGCGGGATGTACGCACTCTCCCGGCGCAAGCCCGTCCACGCGGACAACGTCAACCAGCCACCCGACCGGGAAGCGCAGCAGGCCGACAGCCTCGCACCCTGA